The Streptomyces europaeiscabiei genome window below encodes:
- a CDS encoding TetR/AcrR family transcriptional regulator, producing MATTKNGKQPAHRPSRRQHIITAAVRVFGRNGFAETSIQDIAAEAQVVPTAVYYHFDGKEELLELAMRRVFDQLNAVVEAARPESEPGDAEGLLRVIDAVWEWVEQNPDEARLYQIQFASANGSVKVLRDEFEQRHIQRGYDYLPEGTTRSPRAAKARHATQALAVRTLISTTMLVTALRAEGGPLSRMPSRAVLEAVRALALRIVAEEKPAPARS from the coding sequence ATGGCCACCACGAAGAACGGCAAGCAGCCCGCCCACCGCCCCTCGCGACGGCAGCACATCATCACCGCCGCCGTGCGGGTGTTCGGCCGCAACGGATTCGCGGAGACCAGCATCCAGGACATCGCGGCCGAGGCCCAGGTGGTGCCCACGGCGGTCTACTACCACTTCGACGGCAAGGAGGAGCTGCTCGAACTCGCCATGCGACGGGTCTTCGACCAGCTGAACGCGGTCGTGGAGGCCGCCCGGCCGGAGTCCGAACCGGGTGACGCGGAGGGGCTGCTGCGCGTCATCGACGCCGTATGGGAGTGGGTGGAGCAGAACCCGGACGAGGCGCGCCTCTACCAGATCCAGTTCGCGTCCGCCAACGGCAGCGTCAAGGTGCTCCGCGACGAGTTCGAGCAGCGGCACATCCAACGGGGATACGACTACCTGCCCGAGGGCACCACCCGCAGCCCCCGGGCGGCCAAAGCCCGGCACGCGACGCAGGCACTCGCGGTCCGCACCCTGATCAGTACGACCATGCTCGTCACGGCACTGCGGGCGGAGGGAGGCCCGTTGTCGCGGATGCCCTCCCGGGCCGTACTGGAGGCCGTCAGGGCGCTGGCGCTGCGTATCGTCGCCGAGGAGAAGCCGGCCCCGGCGCGCTCCTGA
- a CDS encoding thiolase family protein has protein sequence MSRSEDVYVVGCGMHRFGRDETVTGMDMAERAVREALADAGVSWEDIGYAAGGSDVSGKPDTLVGRLGLTGVPFVNVQNGCATGTSTVLAVANALRAGEASLGLAVGFDKHERGAFHVSAARYGLGDWYAETGMMLTTQFFALKTQRYLHEHGISERALATVAARAFRNGSHHPLAWRRKPLTEQEILDSAEVSPPLTQYMFCSPGQGAAALVLALGDRAFDLCERPVKLAALAFRTRRFGSFEVFSPWLPPGPHHSPSVDAAEAAFRTAGVRPADVQVAQLQDTDSGSELIHLAETGLCGHGEQEELLARGDTDPTGRIPVNTDGGCLAGGEPVGASGLRQFHEVVRQLQGRAPGVQVPGAPRVGFTHVYGAPGISACSVLTV, from the coding sequence ATGAGCCGGAGCGAGGACGTCTACGTCGTCGGATGCGGAATGCATCGCTTCGGCCGCGACGAGACCGTCACCGGGATGGACATGGCCGAGCGGGCGGTACGCGAGGCGCTGGCCGACGCCGGGGTCTCCTGGGAGGACATCGGCTACGCGGCCGGCGGCTCCGACGTGTCCGGCAAGCCCGACACGCTGGTGGGCCGCCTGGGCCTGACCGGTGTGCCGTTCGTCAACGTGCAGAACGGCTGCGCCACCGGCACCTCCACCGTGCTCGCGGTGGCCAACGCGCTGCGCGCGGGCGAGGCGTCACTGGGACTGGCGGTGGGGTTCGACAAGCATGAGCGGGGCGCGTTCCACGTCTCCGCGGCCCGCTACGGTCTGGGCGACTGGTATGCCGAGACCGGCATGATGCTGACCACCCAGTTCTTCGCTCTCAAGACGCAGCGATACCTGCATGAGCACGGGATCTCCGAGCGGGCGCTGGCGACAGTCGCCGCGCGGGCCTTCCGCAACGGCTCGCACCACCCCCTGGCCTGGCGGCGCAAGCCGCTGACGGAGCAGGAGATCCTGGACTCCGCCGAGGTCAGTCCACCACTCACCCAGTACATGTTCTGCTCACCGGGACAGGGCGCGGCGGCGCTCGTGCTGGCGCTCGGCGACCGCGCCTTCGACCTGTGCGAACGACCCGTCAAACTGGCGGCGTTGGCGTTCCGCACCCGGCGGTTCGGTTCGTTCGAGGTGTTCTCGCCCTGGCTGCCGCCGGGCCCGCACCACAGCCCCAGCGTCGACGCGGCCGAGGCGGCCTTCCGCACGGCCGGTGTGCGGCCCGCGGACGTCCAGGTCGCCCAGTTGCAGGACACCGACAGCGGCTCGGAGCTGATCCACCTGGCGGAGACCGGGCTGTGCGGGCACGGCGAACAGGAAGAGCTGCTGGCCCGCGGGGACACCGATCCCACAGGCCGGATACCGGTCAACACCGACGGCGGCTGCCTGGCCGGCGGGGAGCCCGTGGGCGCCTCGGGGCTGCGCCAGTTCCATGAGGTCGTACGGCAGTTGCAGGGCCGGGCACCGGGCGTGCAGGTACCGGGCGCTCCCCGGGTGGGCTTCACCCACGTGTACGGAGCACCCGGGATCAGCGCCTGCTCGGTCCTCACGGTGTGA
- a CDS encoding Zn-ribbon domain-containing OB-fold protein translates to MTTRLIDDSLFDDGADGAPPRLAGARCSRCDTVVFPRQDSCPRCSDGPMSGHVLPVSGRVWSWTLQAFPPKPPYRPPADGHRPYHVGYVDLGEVLIEARLAVPRTRIRIGLPVRLTTVPAYQDEDGTEVLTFAFRPDGEGER, encoded by the coding sequence ATGACCACCCGACTCATCGACGACTCGCTGTTCGACGACGGGGCCGACGGGGCCCCACCGCGGCTCGCGGGTGCGCGCTGCTCCAGGTGCGACACCGTCGTCTTCCCCCGACAGGACTCGTGCCCGAGGTGTTCGGACGGGCCCATGTCCGGTCACGTGCTGCCGGTGAGCGGGCGCGTGTGGTCGTGGACGCTCCAGGCGTTCCCGCCGAAGCCGCCCTACCGGCCTCCGGCCGACGGCCACCGGCCGTACCACGTGGGCTATGTGGACCTCGGTGAGGTGCTGATCGAGGCGCGGCTGGCGGTTCCCCGCACCCGGATACGGATCGGGCTGCCGGTACGGCTCACCACCGTGCCCGCGTATCAGGACGAGGACGGAACCGAGGTCCTGACCTTCGCGTTCCGCCCGGACGGGGAGGGGGAGCGATGA
- a CDS encoding acyl-CoA dehydrogenase family protein, which yields MTSTVTGGPALSDAELDDLRETVRSVCADAGGTATVRRLPEHSPGIDAALWDTLGRQVGLAALGLPEPAGGIGGLSEIAVVCEELGRTLAPVPLLSSTVLAGQVLAGCGTADKALAELAEGTVHALAVSAPDGAWRPDAVPVAVSWQSGVPVLDGTAPFVLDGADAMALVVAAAGADGVDLFLVDPRGPGVTVRRVTTLDLSRGQAVVTLSGARARALTAGGEGADVVSRALDVALVALAAEQLGGAQAALDMTVAHVRDRTQFGRAIGGFQAVKHTCADMLLQVEGARSAVTRAVRAAGSAEALAEAAAVAQAWCCEAFVSVAAECVQLHGGMGFTWEHDAHLYFRRAQSDAVLLGGAAHHRERLAGLLSW from the coding sequence ATGACGAGCACCGTGACCGGCGGCCCGGCCCTGTCGGACGCCGAACTGGACGACCTGCGCGAGACCGTACGGTCGGTGTGCGCGGACGCCGGAGGCACCGCGACGGTGCGCCGGCTGCCCGAGCACTCCCCCGGCATCGACGCCGCGTTGTGGGACACCCTCGGACGGCAGGTCGGCCTCGCGGCCCTCGGGCTGCCCGAGCCGGCCGGAGGCATCGGCGGTCTCTCCGAGATCGCCGTGGTCTGCGAGGAACTGGGCAGGACGCTGGCACCGGTACCGCTGCTGTCCTCCACCGTGCTGGCCGGACAGGTGCTCGCCGGTTGCGGAACGGCCGACAAGGCGCTGGCCGAACTGGCCGAAGGCACGGTCCACGCACTGGCGGTATCGGCGCCCGACGGGGCCTGGCGGCCCGATGCCGTGCCGGTCGCCGTCTCCTGGCAGAGCGGGGTCCCGGTCCTCGACGGCACCGCGCCGTTCGTACTCGACGGCGCCGATGCCATGGCGCTGGTGGTGGCCGCCGCCGGAGCCGACGGAGTGGACCTTTTCCTCGTCGACCCGCGGGGACCGGGGGTCACCGTGCGCCGGGTCACCACCCTGGACCTCAGCCGGGGCCAGGCGGTGGTCACCCTCTCCGGCGCGCGGGCCCGGGCACTGACCGCCGGCGGCGAGGGGGCGGATGTCGTCTCCCGGGCCCTGGACGTGGCCCTGGTCGCCCTGGCCGCCGAGCAACTCGGCGGCGCTCAGGCGGCGTTGGACATGACGGTGGCCCATGTGCGGGACCGTACGCAGTTCGGCAGGGCGATCGGCGGGTTCCAGGCGGTCAAGCACACCTGCGCCGACATGCTGCTCCAGGTCGAGGGCGCACGCTCGGCGGTGACGCGCGCCGTACGGGCGGCCGGCTCGGCCGAAGCGCTGGCCGAAGCGGCGGCGGTGGCCCAGGCGTGGTGCTGTGAGGCCTTCGTGTCCGTCGCCGCCGAGTGCGTGCAGTTGCACGGCGGCATGGGCTTCACCTGGGAACACGACGCACACCTGTACTTCCGGCGGGCCCAGTCCGACGCCGTCCTGCTGGGCGGCGCCGCACACCACCGGGAACGGCTGGCAGGGCTGCTGAGCTGGTGA
- a CDS encoding putative PEP-binding protein: MSVTDREPGHFAPSEAPLASSEASLAPSEAPGRLLVPYGQGRIRGLDAGELGAHGAAMDRLVALGLPVVPGLTVPAGAAASLCEPGTARAAVDLIEALSGRRIGDTGRPLLLRLSASAPTEIAGLPPDLACLGVTSTGADGLCAVIGRADALYEVWAATVRMIAEYALDVPGAVLDDVLLDTPEPRARVDALLSLVARHGSQPFPDDPAQQLALAARALLVRWDSPRARRSRKAQRLPADLGVALHVQALRIGPADRSGYGTAVSRHPETGRLSPQGSFFRGVRRSAPPPHTGEPLDRLAGGTALLEHSLLTLERHLRAPVSVDFEVRDDEISLLAASAQQRPPLRASVCLAADLARDGALGPEEAVLRIGPAQVQELLHPQLRLTGGEELLVKGLPASPGAATGVVVLSSERALELGADGTPVVLVAQETTPADVPGMLASVAVLTGSGGIASHAAVVARGAGKPAVCGAEGLRLDRAAGTVRIGERLLREGDPVSLDGRTGAVYAGTLNVSVAGPPPELSTLLAWADDMRRLGVRANADTAAEVDTALALGAEGVGLCRTEHQFLGDRLPLIRRVILAADPAARHEALVALERAQHEDFRALLAAVGNRPVTVRLLDAPLHEFLPAPGHALDAAEEQRAAALREANPMLGLRGVRLALLHERLYPAQAEALFAAWADVAATGVRPELEVMIPLVSLPEELAAAAAYVRGAAEAVAARTGVEVPYRLGTMIETPRAALLAGELAEHAEFFSFGTNDLTQLTYGFSRDDVERQVLATYQERGLLTASPFARLDPHGVGALIALAVERARSVRPGIKLGVCGEHGGDPESIAFCDDLGLDYVSCSAHRVPVARMAAAHSARRGRHDESGSGSTR; this comes from the coding sequence TTGAGCGTCACCGACCGCGAGCCGGGCCACTTCGCTCCGTCCGAGGCCCCCCTCGCATCCTCCGAGGCCTCGCTCGCACCCTCCGAAGCCCCGGGCCGCCTCCTGGTGCCTTACGGCCAGGGACGAATCCGGGGGCTCGACGCCGGCGAACTGGGCGCCCACGGCGCGGCCATGGACCGGCTGGTGGCCCTCGGACTGCCGGTCGTCCCGGGGCTCACCGTGCCGGCCGGTGCCGCCGCGTCGCTGTGTGAACCCGGCACCGCCCGAGCCGCCGTCGACCTGATCGAAGCGCTGTCGGGACGGCGGATCGGCGACACGGGCCGCCCGTTGCTCCTGCGCCTGTCGGCGAGCGCCCCGACCGAGATCGCCGGACTGCCGCCCGACCTCGCCTGTCTCGGTGTCACCTCCACGGGAGCCGACGGTCTGTGCGCCGTCATCGGACGCGCGGACGCCCTGTACGAGGTGTGGGCCGCCACCGTGCGGATGATCGCCGAGTACGCCCTCGACGTACCCGGCGCGGTGCTCGACGACGTCCTCCTCGACACGCCCGAGCCGCGGGCACGGGTCGACGCGCTGCTGTCCCTGGTCGCGCGGCACGGCTCACAGCCCTTCCCCGACGACCCGGCCCAGCAGCTCGCCCTGGCCGCCCGCGCCCTTCTCGTACGGTGGGACTCACCGCGAGCGAGGAGATCCCGCAAGGCGCAGCGGCTCCCCGCCGATCTCGGTGTCGCCCTGCACGTACAGGCGCTGCGCATCGGCCCGGCCGACCGTTCGGGCTACGGCACGGCGGTCAGCCGCCATCCCGAGACGGGCCGTCTCTCCCCTCAGGGCTCCTTCTTCCGCGGGGTGCGGCGCAGCGCCCCACCACCGCACACCGGTGAACCGCTGGACCGCCTCGCGGGCGGAACGGCTCTGCTGGAGCATTCCCTCCTCACCCTCGAACGTCATCTGCGCGCGCCCGTCTCCGTCGACTTCGAGGTACGCGACGACGAGATCTCCCTGCTCGCCGCCTCCGCGCAGCAACGGCCGCCGCTGCGGGCCTCGGTATGCCTCGCCGCCGACCTGGCACGGGACGGCGCACTCGGCCCCGAGGAGGCCGTACTGCGTATCGGCCCCGCGCAGGTGCAGGAACTGCTGCACCCCCAGCTCCGGCTGACCGGCGGCGAGGAACTTCTGGTGAAGGGGCTGCCCGCCTCCCCCGGCGCGGCGACCGGTGTGGTCGTGCTGTCCAGTGAGCGGGCCCTCGAACTGGGTGCGGACGGCACCCCTGTCGTGCTCGTGGCGCAGGAGACGACCCCGGCGGACGTGCCGGGAATGCTGGCCTCCGTCGCCGTACTGACCGGCAGTGGAGGTATCGCCTCGCACGCCGCCGTGGTGGCGCGGGGCGCGGGCAAGCCCGCGGTGTGCGGCGCCGAGGGGCTGCGCCTGGACCGGGCCGCCGGAACGGTGCGGATCGGGGAGCGGCTGCTGCGCGAGGGCGACCCCGTCTCACTGGACGGCCGCACCGGCGCCGTCTACGCGGGGACGCTGAACGTCAGTGTGGCCGGCCCGCCGCCCGAACTGTCCACCCTGCTCGCCTGGGCGGACGACATGCGCCGGCTGGGTGTGCGGGCCAACGCCGACACCGCCGCCGAGGTCGACACCGCCCTCGCCCTGGGCGCGGAGGGTGTCGGGCTGTGCCGTACGGAGCACCAGTTCCTCGGCGACCGGCTGCCGCTGATCCGCCGGGTGATCCTGGCCGCCGACCCGGCCGCCCGCCACGAGGCGCTGGTGGCGCTGGAGCGCGCTCAGCACGAGGACTTCAGGGCTCTGCTGGCCGCGGTCGGGAACCGCCCGGTGACCGTGCGCCTGCTGGACGCCCCGCTGCACGAGTTCCTGCCCGCCCCCGGCCACGCCCTGGACGCGGCCGAGGAGCAGCGGGCCGCAGCGTTGCGTGAGGCGAACCCGATGCTCGGGCTGCGCGGGGTTCGGCTGGCGCTGCTGCACGAGAGGCTCTACCCGGCGCAGGCCGAGGCGCTCTTCGCCGCCTGGGCGGACGTGGCGGCCACCGGGGTCCGGCCCGAGCTGGAGGTGATGATCCCGCTCGTCAGCCTGCCGGAGGAACTGGCCGCCGCGGCCGCGTACGTGCGTGGCGCCGCCGAGGCGGTCGCCGCCCGCACCGGTGTGGAGGTCCCGTACCGGCTCGGCACGATGATCGAAACCCCGAGGGCCGCGCTCCTGGCCGGTGAACTCGCCGAACACGCGGAGTTCTTCTCCTTCGGCACCAACGACCTCACCCAGCTGACCTACGGGTTCTCCCGGGACGACGTCGAGCGCCAGGTGCTCGCCACCTATCAGGAGCGCGGCCTCCTGACGGCCAGCCCCTTCGCGCGGCTCGACCCGCACGGGGTGGGCGCCCTCATCGCCCTGGCCGTCGAGCGGGCACGGAGCGTGCGGCCCGGTATCAAGCTGGGCGTGTGCGGAGAGCACGGCGGGGATCCGGAGTCGATCGCCTTCTGCGACGACCTCGGCCTCGACTACGTCTCCTGTTCCGCGCACCGCGTGCCGGTGGCCCGGATGGCGGCCGCGCACAGTGCCCGACGCGGGCGGCATGACGAGAGCGGCAGCGGGAGCACACGATGA
- a CDS encoding enoyl-CoA hydratase/isomerase family protein → MSNSVNPEPVRVVRHPDGVVEVRLDDPGRGNALDLATAEALRDTTARVAADPGGAVLLRATGGTFCVGGDLRAFAGLGDGTGAYVHAVATAAHAAIQALHELPVPVVTAVRGAAAGGGVGLALVGDIVLAARSARFRLAYTDVGLTPDCGASWFLPRLVGPRLAADLILTNRVLTGDDAERWGLVSRSVDDEELDAAAHRTAAGLAAGAGDALRAAKNLLRGLDGSALGSHLAEEARQIAALANGPEAQERMASFLAARGRARTVDSRLRLGEPESVS, encoded by the coding sequence ATGAGCAACTCGGTGAACCCCGAGCCGGTGCGGGTCGTCCGCCACCCCGACGGAGTCGTCGAGGTGCGGCTGGACGATCCCGGGCGGGGCAACGCCCTGGACCTGGCGACGGCCGAGGCACTGCGGGACACGACGGCCCGGGTGGCCGCGGACCCGGGCGGCGCGGTCCTGCTGCGGGCGACCGGCGGGACCTTCTGCGTGGGCGGTGACCTGCGCGCCTTCGCCGGTCTCGGCGACGGGACGGGCGCCTATGTGCATGCCGTGGCGACCGCCGCGCACGCCGCGATACAGGCACTGCACGAACTGCCGGTGCCGGTGGTCACCGCCGTGCGCGGCGCCGCCGCGGGTGGCGGGGTCGGTCTCGCCCTCGTGGGCGACATCGTCCTGGCGGCCCGGTCCGCACGGTTCCGGCTGGCGTACACGGACGTCGGGCTCACGCCGGACTGCGGAGCGTCCTGGTTCCTGCCGCGCCTGGTGGGTCCCCGGCTGGCAGCGGACCTGATCCTCACCAACCGGGTCCTGACCGGGGACGACGCCGAACGGTGGGGTCTGGTCTCCCGCTCGGTCGATGACGAGGAACTGGACGCGGCGGCGCACCGGACCGCCGCCGGGCTGGCCGCCGGCGCCGGTGACGCCCTGCGCGCCGCGAAAAACCTGCTGCGCGGCCTCGACGGGTCCGCGCTGGGCTCCCACCTCGCCGAGGAGGCGCGGCAGATCGCCGCCCTGGCGAACGGGCCGGAGGCACAGGAACGGATGGCGTCGTTCCTCGCCGCCCGGGGCCGCGCCCGGACGGTCGACAGTCGGCTCCGGCTCGGGGAACCGGAAAGTGTTTCTTGA
- a CDS encoding acyl-CoA dehydrogenase family protein encodes MPIQFDVDPTVAQLAASTSAFVRDVVIPAERACGGSVHDAPEDLREALQKGARDAGVFAPHVPTRWGGHGLDLRGQALVFEAAGYSLLGPLALNCAAPDEGNMHLLEKVATEDQKERCLRPLAAGEVRSCFAMTEPAPGAGADPRSLRTTATRIPGGWRIDGRKWFISGARGAGFAIVMARTSGNPGDPGGATMFLVDAGTPGMRIVRDIETLDEGLFAGHSEIVFEECVVGDDQVLGEVGQGFAGAQVRLGPARMTHCMRWLGAARRAQDVALERAGSRTAFGSVLGDLGMVQQMLADSEIDIEASRALILRTAWELDTGSAAAAQLTSVSKTFVAEAVNRVVDRAVQICGALGISAADAPLARLLREVRPFRIYDGPSETHRFAIARRAVRPYRQPNAGATGS; translated from the coding sequence GTGCCCATCCAGTTCGACGTCGACCCGACGGTCGCCCAACTTGCCGCGTCCACCTCCGCGTTCGTACGCGACGTGGTCATCCCGGCCGAGCGCGCGTGCGGAGGGTCCGTCCACGACGCCCCCGAGGACCTGCGGGAGGCGCTGCAGAAAGGCGCTCGTGACGCGGGTGTGTTCGCTCCGCACGTGCCGACCCGGTGGGGCGGGCACGGACTCGACCTGCGCGGGCAGGCGCTGGTCTTCGAAGCCGCGGGCTACTCGCTGCTGGGCCCCCTGGCGTTGAACTGCGCGGCCCCGGACGAGGGCAACATGCACCTGCTGGAGAAGGTGGCCACCGAGGACCAGAAGGAGCGCTGTCTTCGCCCACTTGCCGCCGGCGAGGTGCGGTCCTGCTTCGCCATGACCGAACCGGCCCCCGGCGCCGGCGCGGACCCCCGGTCCCTGCGGACCACCGCGACCCGGATTCCCGGCGGATGGCGCATCGACGGGCGCAAGTGGTTCATCAGCGGGGCGCGCGGCGCCGGCTTCGCGATCGTCATGGCCCGCACCTCCGGCAACCCCGGCGACCCGGGCGGCGCCACCATGTTCCTGGTCGACGCGGGCACTCCCGGCATGCGCATCGTCCGGGACATCGAGACCCTGGACGAAGGGCTCTTCGCCGGGCACAGCGAGATCGTCTTCGAGGAGTGCGTGGTGGGGGACGACCAGGTGCTCGGCGAGGTCGGCCAGGGCTTCGCGGGTGCCCAGGTCCGGCTCGGCCCCGCCCGGATGACGCACTGCATGCGCTGGCTGGGAGCCGCGCGGCGCGCCCAGGACGTCGCGCTGGAACGGGCGGGCAGTCGCACGGCGTTCGGCTCCGTCCTCGGAGACCTCGGCATGGTCCAGCAGATGCTGGCCGACTCCGAGATCGACATCGAGGCGAGCCGCGCCCTGATCCTGCGCACCGCTTGGGAGCTGGACACCGGCTCCGCCGCCGCCGCGCAACTCACCTCCGTGTCCAAGACCTTCGTGGCGGAGGCCGTGAACCGGGTGGTCGACCGGGCGGTGCAGATCTGCGGAGCACTCGGCATCTCGGCCGCCGACGCCCCACTGGCCCGTCTGCTCAGGGAGGTGCGCCCCTTCCGGATCTACGACGGCCCGTCGGAGACACACCGTTTCGCCATCGCGCGACGCGCCGTGCGGCCGTACCGACAGCCGAACGCGGGTGCCACCGGCTCATGA
- a CDS encoding ANTAR domain-containing protein: protein MNLVPEDRREHATGETAMREPSQSGISEADGCARAAGLADAQRLPNLTIHSRPDGHRMVVTVCGDLELATDQQLHRSLRSALTRSDHGIDLDLSSVEFCGCSGLNTLLSIRRQALDHAKTAVIRDISPAAERILTLTDTLSLFTSHDTSGEEDGAADAEPPTSRPDDPEPDPRVEVVQLRRAMQTRDTIDLARGILMAVFTLSPEEAWQALVMTSQNTNTKLHRTARQLVDSVTGDPLPHLTKEQLTAAAARVTAARDAQNGRG, encoded by the coding sequence GTGAACCTGGTTCCGGAGGACCGCCGCGAGCACGCCACCGGGGAGACGGCCATGCGGGAGCCATCACAGTCCGGGATCAGTGAGGCCGACGGCTGCGCGAGAGCGGCGGGGCTCGCCGATGCGCAGCGTCTGCCGAACCTCACGATCCACAGCCGCCCCGACGGTCACCGGATGGTCGTCACGGTGTGCGGCGACCTTGAGCTCGCCACGGATCAGCAGTTGCACCGGTCCTTGCGTTCGGCGCTGACCCGCTCCGATCACGGCATCGACCTGGACCTCAGCAGCGTCGAATTCTGCGGCTGCTCCGGACTCAACACCCTGCTGAGCATCCGCCGGCAGGCCCTGGACCATGCCAAAACGGCCGTCATCCGCGACATCAGTCCGGCGGCCGAGCGAATCCTCACCCTCACCGACACCCTGTCGCTGTTCACCTCGCACGACACCTCGGGCGAGGAGGACGGCGCGGCCGACGCCGAGCCGCCCACGTCACGGCCGGACGACCCCGAGCCCGATCCACGTGTCGAGGTCGTGCAGTTGCGGCGGGCCATGCAGACCCGGGACACCATCGATCTCGCGCGGGGCATCCTCATGGCCGTCTTCACGCTCTCTCCCGAGGAAGCCTGGCAAGCCCTGGTGATGACGTCCCAGAACACCAACACCAAACTGCACCGAACGGCTCGGCAACTGGTGGATTCCGTCACGGGCGACCCCTTGCCGCACCTCACGAAGGAACAGCTGACCGCCGCCGCGGCACGCGTCACGGCCGCACGCGACGCGCAGAACGGTCGCGGCTGA
- a CDS encoding helix-turn-helix transcriptional regulator: MAGAPEPHAGWTFITNHARVLAAIAEDQTVRVRDIAARCRLTERAVQKIISDLEQSGFLSHTREGRGNTYRIAPGTVLRHPAEAGLTVAALLTLLARVDTGRAASPEGGPPVDEEA; the protein is encoded by the coding sequence ATGGCTGGAGCACCGGAACCCCATGCGGGGTGGACGTTCATCACGAACCATGCGCGGGTACTGGCAGCCATTGCCGAAGACCAGACCGTGCGCGTGCGTGACATCGCCGCCCGCTGCAGACTCACGGAGCGTGCCGTCCAGAAGATCATTTCTGATCTGGAGCAGAGCGGTTTCCTGTCCCACACGCGCGAAGGGCGCGGCAACACGTACCGGATCGCGCCGGGCACGGTGCTCCGTCACCCTGCGGAGGCCGGGCTCACGGTGGCTGCTCTGCTCACTCTGCTCGCCCGCGTCGACACCGGTCGTGCCGCGTCGCCCGAGGGCGGACCTCCCGTTGACGAGGAAGCCTGA